The genomic segment CATCAATCGCCAAAGAAAAGTTTTGCGTTGCACTACCACTAGTAGGCACAGAAACACTTGTAGATTGTTTTGTATGCCCAATGTAAGAAGCTGTTAAAGTAACGGATTGTCCACCGACAGTACCGGATGGTACTTCGATGCGATAATCTCCATCTGATCCAGCCGCGGCGCCGAGGGCAGTTCCATCGACAACAACATTTGCACCAGCCAAGGCGTTACCATTGACATCAGTCACGGTACCTTGGATTGTTGACTGTGCACTTACTATTCCCAATCCTACGGTGAATAAAAGTGACATTTTTAAATATCTTTTCATAAGATATGCTCTCCCTATTTGTATTAATTCTAAATTGAATTC from the Candidatus Neomarinimicrobiota bacterium genome contains:
- a CDS encoding SusC/RagA family TonB-linked outer membrane protein — encoded protein: MKRYLKMSLLFTVGLGIVSAQSTIQGTVTDVNGNALAGANVVVDGTALGAAAGSDGDYRIEVPSGTVGGQSVTLTASYIGHTKQSTSVSVPTSGSATQNFSLAIDAIALKGISVTALGFEVNRDQQGSSSVSVTPADMTRSGEALIMNSLSSKASNVIVNAVSGDPGSGSSIRIRGNNTISGSSQP